The sequence AAAGAACTCATAAATtcgaagtgtttattcaacacctttctaaacactttaaCTACCTTAACCAATCCTAACAATGGTTATCTTGAAAATACGAAGGGAATTGATCAAGTCATCTATTACGAGCTGAATTGTATCTCGTGCTTCAAAAATTGCACGAATCTTGATATTCAAATGCTTTGAAAGTGATCGTAATATTTTACTGACcaatatttaatttgaaattggATCACCGAGACTGAACTCTCTATTAGGTATCTCTCTCAAGCAACGATCATACTCGGTGATTGTCTCAGTTTCTTCCATCttcaaactttcaaatttagatGTTAGCATTCTTAACTTCGTTTTTCTTGTACTTTAAAATCTTTCACAATGTTTTTGAAGGAACTTTAATGAATCCTTAGCAGAAAAACAGTTGGCAATCAGAATAAACATGTTTATATcaattgatgataatatgatatttaatactTTTGAATTATAGTTCGAACTTTGGACTTCATCAGTTCTCCATTTACTTTCTGGTTTGATCAGACTGTCACCATCTTCATTAACTCTTTTTGGCTGAGTCCAACCATTGACAACTCATTGCCATACTCTTTTATCTATGGACTTGATATAGAATCTTATTTTGAATTTCCGAATAGCGTAGTTGGATCCATCCATGACAGGTGGTCATAGTGCAGTGTTGGCAAGTTACACGTCCATTGAATTTTACCTgttaaacaaaaataaccaCAATCTCACTTAGTAACTTCAAgagttggctctgataccaagtgaaaatattttgattaacaTAATGGTAATGATTGCGTGTATAAGATATAAGTGTTGTCTCGGATATTGTAACACCTTGTGACAACATGCAACAAAATGTTAtaaaacacaaataaataactttAATTAAAAGTAACACAAagataattatgcacaagtTAACACACTTGTGTGATGCCTCGAAGtaaaataatcactagaaaagaAATCGAGTTTACAAAACCAATACAAATGTTAACATATCAATGAAATGAGTtgcatcataaaatatcaataacaaaaataatcaaaacacaagaataCAAATACGTGTGACCGAAATTCGGAGCAAGAAAGCAATTCTTCAATCAACACTTTGTACGAGTGTTGTCTTCAAATATCTCCAACATGTCATGGCAACATAGTGAAATAGCGATATTTCATCTTTGCGAGTTCTTCAGAAAATTCTCTCTTTGCTATCTTGTATCTCGCTTGTCTTGCTTTTTTTCCTGGTACAACAATTATTCTTTAGTCTATATAGACTTGTATTGATCTTGTTAGGATTCTTTGAATATATTTCTATAAGATAAAGAAAATAGCCTTTCATTAAGAAACAAATTATTAAAGATCAAATCTAGAGTTtaaaaaactcaatattctagaaaaaataaatcttatgcaaaatataaaaaaaaaaagaatttaggAGATAAAACGTGTCTTGCAAACCAAGACACATTTCCTTTCATAGACGTAGCTTCATGTACAAACGATTTTCTAAGGACTTTGTTATGTACACAATTTTTCAAGTTTGGACCAAATTATTGCAGCATAATCTACTTTTGCAAATTCTCTAAGGGGCTTGTCACCGAGGCACAAGATGATAGCTAGCAATCAGTGCCTTGTTCAGAACTTGTACATTTTCCCTTGAATCTCCTATGGCTTCAACCAATCCTTGTTGAATCAACATGGCTCGCATTTTGATTCTCCACAAGCCAAAGTCATTACTTCCCGAAAAGTTTTCAGTGTCATATTTCATTGAACTCATCTTCTCGATTGTGAATTAATGGTGAACTCGAATCCCACATTCGACACCATTTGTTATAAATCGATTCAAGATGTGACTAAATGCATATGCAAGAACCATACAAGAACACAATCATGTAAAAgaataaactaaataaaattttatactaAACAAATCAACATAATTACATGACTGGGAAAtccatatattattaaaatacaaTTTCTTGGGGAAAAACTTAAAAGAAGCCCAAATAAGAGAAGCCCATAATACATTCTAAAGCCCAAATAAGAGAAGCCCAGATTTCAATTTCCTCTATAATTTCGTAACCCCGACTGCTCCCCACTCGGACAGTGAACGAAGAGAACGCCGCCGCCCCCTTACACCGCCGCCAAACCAGTCGTTCAAGCGACTATGAAGAAAAAGGCAACCGTTTTCAAGACCATAGATGATATGGAGTCTCTTGTACATTCACACACAGAGTTCTTCGATCACCTTATAGAACTGATTCCTGCAAAATTCTACCAGGCAAAGGATGAAGACTCGAAGCCATGGTACCAGGGCCTTTCTAAAGCAGCCAAGGCGTCGTTGAAGCATCAATCCAAACAAAATATGAAGCTCGCCCGGCGCCAGCGCTTCGACCCAGAAAGTAAAGCTTCGTCTTCTGCCCCAAATCAGGATAGTTTGGTGAATGTAGAAGAGGATTTGGATGCAGGTCAGCAGAATCAATCAGTTACATACGAGGAACTGCGGCAGAAGTTACGAAGAAAGATTGAAGTGATGCGAGGTAACCGTGGGGCCTCGAGTGATGATAAGAAAATTGATAATAGGAATGTGAAGAATGATGGGAAGAAGCGGAAGAGGGGAGACGAGTCTGCCGGAGGAGTTGCTGGGAAGGTGGTGGAATCGGAAGATGGGGAAGAAATTATTGAATACGGTAAAGTGAGATTGGGGGATGACGAGGAGTTGAAAAATAGgaggaaaaagaagaaagggaagctttCGAAGGTGAAGGAATTGGAGAGAGCACAGAGATTGCAAGAGGTGAAGAGGGAAAAATCGGGAGTTGCCGATCGGGAATCTTGGATGGCCGCCACAAGTAGGGCAATGGGGGTAAAGGTGCACGATAATTCGAGGCTGATCAAGGAGAGTATCAAAAGGGAGAAGAGGAAGAAGGAAAAAAGCTCCGAGAAGTGGAAGGAGAGGTTGGAGGCACAGGATAAGGTGAAGGAGCACAGGCAGCAAAAGAGGAAGGATAATATCGAGGGGAGGATCAAGGAAAAGAAGACGCGGAAGATTTCCAAGCGTGAGAAGAAGCTGATGAGGCCCGGTTTCGAAGGCCGGAAAGGTAGCTACATTACTCAGGAGTGAAGGTGTTTCGGGTTTCCGGTTTCAAAAATGAATTAGGATTCATCTCTTTAATTTTGAGGTTTTGTTTTTCGTGGAAAGATGAACTATGCCTTGTGCTTGTAACATGTTTTGTCTTGCTATAAAATTAATAGTTTTCCTCATTGTGGCTCATTGTGATAACTGATATATGCTAAAAATTGTTGCCTCAGGTTTTCTTTAATTTCAGctttgtaaaattattttatatgcaTAAAGTCGAATGCTTTTGTCATCTCAGGATAGAATTGGTTATGTTTTGATTTAAGATAGAGCTAATGGTCAAATGGCATGATTTGGTTCGCATGGTTTCTCGCCGAATGGTTGAGATTTGCATCAAGTTATTTGACATCACAATTAATGATTCAATTGCTTGCAAGATATCAACTTTTTTGTGGTTGTATCTGATTATAGGAGTGCGAAGCAGAAATTCCCATTTCCTAATGCTTTTGGGTGTGTACCCCCAACTGTATTTCACTGTAATTTATTGTTAACTTTATGTCTTGGACGTGTCTTTATTGTTTCGGTAAGTCTAAATTTCTTACTTGCTGTATAATACATTTTAACTTTGGGTATCTTCTGAAATATACTCTCTCAATTTGTTCCTTTTGTTCTTTGAATACTCGAGTTAACTGTAGCATTCTATGTTGAGAACGGAGATATGAGATATCTGATTTGGTCGACTCTAAACTGTTACAGAGAATTGGTATGTTATGtgctatattcttgatttatggTTCTTTTATATTACATAATTGCTTAGAAAGGaactatattttatttacataatTGCTTAGAAAGgaactatattttattttaactttcATACAATGTGGAAGAAAATAGGATTTCTTTGATTTACGTTATCCAGATTTTTTTCCCTTGGATATCTCCAAGCGCCTATTGCTTAAAAAATGTTTCCTAATTATCTGTTTTTTGCTttgaaaaatgagaaaatgaCTAAATACATGCACTGGAAGACAATGGTAATTACATATATTTACCGAATAGTCAAAAAAAAACTCTTGCAATGTTCTTACAAGTCAGACTATGCATTGGAAGAAGACTGAATACATGCATTGGAAGATCCATGGCGTCTCTCGTGCCTATTGATTGATAATATTAAGGAAGTACTACAATTAAGTTCTTTCATTTGTTCCAAGCAATGCAGTGTGTTTTTTTACGCCTTATCTTTTTATTTGACAGATGCATGTTACCTTTTTCGTTTAGATAATTAATGATGTCATTTATTTCCTGTAATGCAGGTGTTTATTCCCATAAAAGTGAATAGATTGCTTTCCCATGTTATTCTGTCATTGAAGTGCAGGAACTTGTTAATATGGGTGCCATCTTTTTTCGTGTTGATCACGAgtattcatgaaaaattagattttgaaGGGGACAAATGGATTCGACAGCTCATTTTGAAGTTTTGcttgaattataatttttcatccTTTAATATTGTAGGCTTTGTGTCAAGTCAATGTTCCATTGGTCTTCAACTTCGTGAGGAGTATCCTGACTCTAGTGCATGAGACGAGTGATCGTGCTTTCAAATTAAGAACTTACTGATACTTCAATGAATTTGTTCTCTGTCTGTCAAGGTTAGCTTATCGATCTCTTGACAAGACTGCTATATGAGAAAAGGGTAGTATGTATTGCATCGTGAAATTTGGCTAAACACTAATCCATGACTAAcgcacatgcataaaattttttttcttacaaaatatattGATCTCTTGCATTTATAGTTATGCAATATTGGTTGGAAAGTCCCAGTTGCATGACTGAAGGATAATTAAGAAGCTGGATAAGTAGGAAGCTGTGATGGTTTAGCTAATTCTATGCGATGTCAACATGGACCCGAATCAATTCGTAATCTCagtttcatattcatattagtCCTGGTTTTATATCTTTGAAGGAATATTAATTTGATAGCAAGTTGTGTGAAAAGACATTAGTTTTCATCACTCACATGCAATAtaggaaacttctcaggaggtTTTTATGTGACGAGCTTCTTCTTTTCGGGAGTTCATCaaataagaactccaaagttaagcgttcTTGACTTGGGCTAATTCTGGGATAGGTGACTCcctgagaagtttcctagggtgcgtgtaaGTGAGGACATAAACACTCTAGAAAGACTCGTCTTCATACATTGGAGACAATCTTCGAATCTatggcgttacagttggtatcagagccgacctctcttagtacggtgtggttcggggacgaactaAGAaaaagctggtgggcatgtgacgGCCGGGGCCAAAGAGTTTGAGGGTTGATCGCCaatgccatgaggttgcacagaCAATGAGTGGCTACTGGAAGGCTTCTAGGCGAAGGGAACATAAATGAACCGATCCAACATCAGAATTAGTaggattccaaaactgttcaggtatgggacTCTACAGTTGAGGAGTGTTTAAAAGATTTCATAGAAGGTGTATCTTCTTTTCAGGAGTTCATCAAATAAGAACTcgaaagttaagcgtgcttgacttgggacaaTTCTGTGATTGGTGTTCCTTTGGGAAGTTGTCTgcgtgcgtgtgagtgagggcATAAGCAGGctagaaagactcgtcttggtacaatTGGGACAGCCGTCGAATCTAAGGTGTTACACATACTGCACACAAGAAGAGAACGTCCCGAACCATATGATAGAAATAGCTCTTAAACAAAGAGGAATTCGAGCGTGATTTTGTAAACTAGTGTATAGAAAAATCAAGAGCGAATTCTTTAGTGAGCATGTATTTTGATTGCATCGTAATCAAACTCTATTCTAGCGGAAACTCACGTGGATGTAGATCTTGTTAATGGATCGAACCACGTAAAATCATTGTGTTGCTTCTTTCCTTCACATATTTGTCAGCTATATTCTTGTATGTGATATTTCCATCACAAAGAATCTTTTCGTTGATCAATCATTGATTCACTTAGGTTATGTTTAAATGGATGGACTTGATAGGTCTGTTAGATGGATAAAATTgaagtgaatttcaaatccactgCATGAAAAATTATGTGATTTCAATTGTATCACGATGGATTTCAAATACACTAGTCCATCGAATTCTTTCTCAAATCATATACGTATCTCCAAATCAAATACATCTGTCCAAGCTCAACATCAGAGTTTTTCAGTTCTTCAATGCAAGAAAGTGAAGGACTCTGGAACAATTAATATTCAACAAGCATTTATTATAAAATGAACATTGCATTAGAGAGAAAAATAGTCGAATTTTGACATTCTGTAGGGATATATTTTTGTTTGGGTTTTACGTTATTTTCCCTTAAATTTATGCATATCTTCTAAGGCATTATTTCTTGGAAGAAGTTATCCATTACCAATTTTACACTTAGTTATTTCACTCGTTTACAATTTCTGATAAGCCTCCATTTGGATTGGTCCTGTTTGACGCCATACAAGCCTTCAGAGCCTTGCATTCTAACATATTTAACGTAGAACTTAGATGTCTACCAGATTCAGAAGCGATGTTTTCGCATCCGGGATGGCTAGTTTCCTAGTTTATTGACGTATGAGCACAGAACTTTTCGTTCTTTTCGCGACAGTCGTGAGATGTCTCTTGCTTGTGTGATATGGGCGGATTCTGATTGTCCTGCTCACATTTATGCGTCTCATGGCATCCCTTGTGCGGATGAGCTGATTTTACGTGATCGTTTTTCTTGATGCAGCTTGCATTTTCAAAACATTCATGAGCGGCTTCGCCACAGCATTGATGATCGATAACCATTGGCACGTGGAAGTCTGAACTGCAGCTATGCTCATTGACCGGAATCGGACATTTCTTACTCTTACAAGATTCTTCATTTTCAGAACAACCAAGTATATGATGGTGTGCGATCTGTGATCCCAAATCCTGATCAACTTTGCCACAGCATTGATGATTGACAGCTTTGGTTTCATTGTGTGGACCGTGAAGTGCATTGCAACTATGCTCGTTGGCTGAAATCGAGCAATTTGTACTCCAACAAGATGCTGAATTATCTGAACGAACATGAGTCTGTACGCTCTGTGATTTCAAATCTAGAGTGTCTTTGCTACAACAGTGATGATTGGTAATTGTGACCTCGTAATGTGGGTGGCAACGTGCATCGCAACCATGCTCTTTGGAGGAATCCGGGTATTTTTTACTCTTACAAGATACCGCATTTTCAGAAAAACCATGCTTGTGTGCTTTCTGCCTTGGCAAATCTTGAGAAACTTTGGTGCAGCATTGATGATCTTTAGCTTTGGCCTCATTTTGCGGAGGGCGATGTGAATTGCAACCATCCTCTTTAGCAGAAATCGAGCATTTCTTACTCCCAGAAGGTGCTGAACTTGTATTACCTGAACCACATTTGGAGGCACACTTCTTGGATGAGCACGATTGAAGCTCACGTTTCTtctgagattcgatatcagaacAACAAGAATCATGAGTATGAGATGAACTGTCTGTAGCATGGCACTTGTGTCTGTGTTTGTgctcgtgagcatttgatcgaCTCCATTTATTCCCTCGTGTAGGTGTTCCTCGAAGTAGCAGCATGCTGTTAAAGATCACCAACAAACACGTTCCAACATCAGTAAGCACCGCAGCCCAGACGAGTGGATGGCCTGCTATAGCCAGTCCTACAATGGCAGCCTTAGTTGAAATCGATATTATCACATTCTCAATGATTTTTGTTCTCACTTTCTTGGCTAATCGTACAGCTTTCGGTATTCTTTGGATGTCGTTTGACATAAGAACAATGCCTCCTGTTTCTGTTGCAAGTGCTGAGCCTGAGACTCCCATGGAGATGCCAATATCTGCTGTGGCTAATGCAGGAGCATCATTTACGCCATCGCCAATCATGGCAGTTGGACCTTCTTTTTGCAATTTGGTTACGATTCTTGATTTGTCTTCTGGTAGGAGTTCGGCATGAATGGCATCTAAAGCACCCCCTAGCTGATGGGAAAAAAACTTTATGAGCTTGTTCTATTTCctgtgataaataatttaaatcttgaaaatgaAAGCATATTTGGTACAACTGATTATCGATCTTACCTGAGCTTGTGCATGCTTGGCAGCTGCATGACTATCTCCAGTTAACATCACAGTTTTGATGCCTAATGACTTGATATCGTTGATTGCTTCCTTTGCACCGGTTCGGCACATATCTGAGAGACAGAAAACACCAGCCGGAGATGACCCCAAGAAAACATAGCCGATGGACTTTCCTTCAACGTCGTAACCTTCTAATTTGGGAACTggattttgagaaaaagtgCAAGCAAAGATCAAGAAAAGATGATCCAGTTGGGATAAGAAGGGCAATCGCCCTGCACAATCTgtgaattttgtttaaaatttataaatcttaAGTTGCTCTGTCAAAAAGATATTTTGGGTAACCAAAGATTGAAGAGGTGGAGTTATTCTACCAGCAGTACACCCTGCTCTTGAAGCAAGTTTTGAGTTTCCCACGTATAGTTCAACATCATCAATTCTTCCACAAATCCCTTCTCCTGGAAAATTCTGAAATCTCGACACTTTATCAGGCGTCGGCTCAATGCCATATTCTCTAGCAAAATCTATCAGAGCAGCTGCCATTGGATGACTTGATTTGCTCTCAATGCTGGACATCCTGTATTGTTTACAGGAAGACAATCatgattttgttatttgaatGCAAAAGCGATACAATTTGACTAAAGAATAACTACCAATATAACAAAGTGTTCAAGGTAATGTCATCATGCAATGATCTCACATCTGCCACCAAAAACTCTCCCCGAGTTATCGTCCCAGTTTTGTCAAAAGCCATGATCTTTATCCGAGCCAATGTTTCGAGATACCCCGCCCCTTTAATCAGAACTCCTAGTGTTGCAGCTTTCGAAAGTGCACAAAACATGGCTACGGGTGTGGACAGAAGAAGTGCACAAGGGCATCCACTCACTAAGACCACCAGAGCTAAATGATACCAGTCTCTCTTGTTGTGGACTCGGAATGCCAAGGGAACTAAAGCCAAAGACGCAGATATAACCACTATCGCTGCaagaaatttaacaaaaaaaagttGAGTAAACTTCATTTTCTTGTATCAATCGTTGACACGACAATCCCAAGAGACTCCCCTATGTGGCAAAGTTATTGAAACTTGTTGAGAGACTCCTTTATATGGCAAAAATATTGGAACGTGTGTTTGTTCTATTGtacattttaaaacatttaaaatgaaaTCATTAACATGAGATAGTATTGATGCAGTAGTGGACGCTTGATCCTACAAATTAAGGACAgcgaaaaaattgaaagaaaggTTGATTTTACCTGGTGTATAATACTTTGCACACTTGTCGATATATCTCTGTGTTCTGGATTTGTTGTTCTGAGCTTCTTCAACAAGCTTTGCCATTTTTGCCAGTACACAATCCTCTGCTACAGCAGTTGTTTTAACACTAATATAGCCTACAAACATCCCCCAAAACGTGTAAATTTCATGATCACATATATCGCAAACTAGACATCAATACAAGATCAAATGATATATATTATCACCATTAATATTGATTGTGCCAGCCCAAACTTTGGAGTCTTTCTGCTTAACCACAGGAAAAGATTCACCTGTCAAATTTTTTTCCTCTACTTCGCAGTTTCCTTCCACAACGACCCCGTCTATAGGTATTGTGTCACCGGTCTTCACACCAAGAATAGTGTTTAATTTGACTTGATCTGCATTGATTTCATCACCAGTTTCGGCTAGGATGGCTCGCTGAGGGACGACGTTTGCTAAGGATGACATGATGGAAGTGGCCTATAAGGTTGTAACAAATCTGACATTGCATCTCATCCGATGTGCTACATATAAACTTTTGATAAAAAGGGTAGTTTATCATGAGAAGAGCTGGTGTGGTGATCTACTTACATACCTTGTGGCTGGCCCTGGATTCGAGCCATTCGGCTATCGTGAACAGGAATACAATTGTGGCAGCTTCCCAGTAATCATGAAGAGCAATTGATCCTGAAACTGGAATATGCAGAACTTGTTAGTGAGGTCTCAATATATATGAAGTAATTCCAGTACCACTCTCAACTTCAAATTCATGGTTTAATTTTAGGTAACATATCGAGTAAACGATTCTGTAACATACCCGCTATCAGAACGAGGATGTTGATGTCAAGCGTAGCGTTCCGAACCGAAGCAACAGACTTCAAGAAAATGGGTATGATCCCAACAGCAATGGCACCAATGGCTAACCATTTGAGGGGACCATACAAAAATTGTAGGAGTGAAAGCAAAAGCAATGCACCACTACCGATGGAATAAGGGCTAGGCCATCTGTTCTTGTAATTACTTGTCCCATGCACTTTCACATTTGCCTCCAATCTTGCTTGATTCAACGCCTTAACTGTtacaaatcaaataataaagTAGACAAATATAGACTACATAGGAGTTACCTAATAGCAATAATGAATAGGTTCTCAATACACTATATGTCACACTGATCATTAagaatattttgaatatcaataataagtTATAAgcttattatttaaaatagtaattaaaaattacattaccATTTGACTTCCAAAAAATAGTATATGAAAAccccatttaaaaaaaatttataaaacatgaatgaaaatcaaataatttaagatattatttagtatatttcatttgattttatcctcattcatatattttttttaaaaaaaaattgtgttttttatCATGTATGTTTGTCTCTCTTTGTAATGTTGGTCTTCTACGTTGCCAAATTTCTGTTTAAGTctattatctttattttttgggTAATTTTTTCAGTTT comes from Primulina huaijiensis isolate GDHJ02 chromosome 17, ASM1229523v2, whole genome shotgun sequence and encodes:
- the LOC140962718 gene encoding putative inactive cadmium/zinc-transporting ATPase HMA3 isoform X3 gives rise to the protein MMDTNKKKVGKQFQKSYFDVLGLCCTSEIPLIERILNSLNGVKDFSVIVPTKTVIVVHDSLLVSQSQIVKALNQARLEANVKVHGTSNYKNRWPSPYSIGSGALLLLSLLQFLYGPLKWLAIGAIAVGIIPIFLKSVASVRNATLDINILVLIAVSGSIALHDYWEAATIVFLFTIAEWLESRASHKATSIMSSLANVVPQRAILAETGDEINADQVKLNTILGVKTGDTIPIDGVVVEGNCEVEEKNLTGESFPVVKQKDSKVWAGTININGYISVKTTAVAEDCVLAKMAKLVEEAQNNKSRTQRYIDKCAKYYTPAIVVISASLALVPLAFRVHNKRDWYHLALVVLVSGCPCALLLSTPVAMFCALSKAATLGVLIKGAGYLETLARIKIMAFDKTGTITRGEFLVADVRSLHDDITLNTLLYWMSSIESKSSHPMAAALIDFAREYGIEPTPDKVSRFQNFPGEGICGRIDDVELYVGNSKLASRAGCTAVPKLEGYDVEGKSIGYVFLGSSPAGVFCLSDMCRTGAKEAINDIKSLGIKTVMLTGDSHAAAKHAQAQLGGALDAIHAELLPEDKSRIVTKLQKEGPTAMIGDGVNDAPALATADIGISMGVSGSALATETGGIVLMSNDIQRIPKAVRLAKKVRTKIIENVIISISTKAAIVGLAIAGHPLVWAAVLTDVGTCLLVIFNSMLLLRGTPTRGNKWSRSNAHEHKHRHKCHATDSSSHTHDSCCSDIESQKKRELQSCSSKKCASKCGSGNTSSAPSGSKKCSISAKEDGCNSHRPPQNEAKAKDHQCCTKVSQDLPRQKAHKHGFSENAVSCKSKKYPDSSKEHGCDARCHPHYEVTITNHHCCSKDTLDLKSQSVQTHVRSDNSASCWSTNCSISANEHSCNALHGPHNETKAVNHQCCGKVDQDLGSQIAHHHILGCSENEESCKSKKCPIPVNEHSCSSDFHVPMVIDHQCCGEAAHECFENASCIKKNDHVKSAHPHKGCHETHKCEQDNQNPPISHKQETSHDCREKNEKFCAHTSIN
- the LOC140962718 gene encoding cadmium/zinc-transporting ATPase HMA3-like isoform X2, yielding MMDTNKKKVGKQFQKSYFDVLGLCCTSEIPLIERILNSLNGVKDFSVIVPTKTVIVVHDSLLVSQSQIVKALNQARLEANVKVHGTSNYKNRWPSPYSIGSGALLLLSLLQFLYGPLKWLAIGAIAVGIIPIFLKSVASVRNATLDINILVLIAVSGSIALHDYWEAATIVFLFTIAEWLESRASHKATSIMSSLANVVPQRAILAETGDEINADQVKLNTILGVKTGDTIPIDGVVVEGNCEVEEKNLTGESFPVVKQKDSKVWAGTININGYISVKTTAVAEDCVLAKMAKLVEEAQNNKSRTQRYIDKCAKYYTPAIVVISASLALVPLAFRVHNKRDWYHLALVVLVSGCPCALLLSTPVAMFCALSKAATLGVLIKGAGYLETLARIKIMAFDKTGTITRGEFLVADVRSLHDDITLNTLLYWMSSIESKSSHPMAAALIDFAREYGIEPTPDKVSRFQNFPGEGICGRIDDVELYVGNSKLASRAGCTAGRLPFLSQLDHLFLIFACTFSQNPVPKLEGYDVEGKSIGYVFLGSSPAGVFCLSDMCRTGAKEAINDIKSLGIKTVMLTGDSHAAAKHAQAQLGGALDAIHAELLPEDKSRIVTKLQKEGPTAMIGDGVNDAPALATADIGISMGVSGSALATETGGIVLMSNDIQRIPKAVRLAKKVRTKIIENVIISISTKAAIVGLAIAGHPLVWAAVLTDVGTCLLVIFNSMLLLRGTPTRGNKWSRSNAHEHKHRHKCHATDSSSHTHDSCCSDIESQKKRELQSCSSKKCASKCGSGNTSSAPSGSKKCSISAKEDGCNSHRPPQNEAKAKDHQCCTKVSQDLPRQKAHKHGFSENAVSCKSKKYPDSSKEHGCDARCHPHYEVTITNHHCCSKDTLDLKSQSVQTHVRSDNSASCWSTNCSISANEHSCNALHGPHNETKAVNHQCCGKVDQDLGSQIAHHHILGCSENEESCKSKKCPIPVNEHSCSSDFHVPMVIDHQCCGEAAHECFENASCIKKNDHVKSAHPHKGCHETHKCEQDNQNPPISHKQETSHDCREKNEKFCAHTSIN
- the LOC140962718 gene encoding cadmium/zinc-transporting ATPase HMA3-like isoform X1; this encodes MMDTNKKKVGKQFQKSYFDVLGLCCTSEIPLIERILNSLNGVKDFSVIVPTKTVIVVHDSLLVSQSQIVKALNQARLEANVKVHGTSNYKNRWPSPYSIGSGALLLLSLLQFLYGPLKWLAIGAIAVGIIPIFLKSVASVRNATLDINILVLIAVSGSIALHDYWEAATIVFLFTIAEWLESRASHKATSIMSSLANVVPQRAILAETGDEINADQVKLNTILGVKTGDTIPIDGVVVEGNCEVEEKNLTGESFPVVKQKDSKVWAGTININGYISVKTTAVAEDCVLAKMAKLVEEAQNNKSRTQRYIDKCAKYYTPAIVVISASLALVPLAFRVHNKRDWYHLALVVLVSGCPCALLLSTPVAMFCALSKAATLGVLIKGAGYLETLARIKIMAFDKTGTITRGEFLVADVRSLHDDITLNTLLYWMSSIESKSSHPMAAALIDFAREYGIEPTPDKVSRFQNFPGEGICGRIDDVELYVGNSKLASRAGCTADCAGRLPFLSQLDHLFLIFACTFSQNPVPKLEGYDVEGKSIGYVFLGSSPAGVFCLSDMCRTGAKEAINDIKSLGIKTVMLTGDSHAAAKHAQAQLGGALDAIHAELLPEDKSRIVTKLQKEGPTAMIGDGVNDAPALATADIGISMGVSGSALATETGGIVLMSNDIQRIPKAVRLAKKVRTKIIENVIISISTKAAIVGLAIAGHPLVWAAVLTDVGTCLLVIFNSMLLLRGTPTRGNKWSRSNAHEHKHRHKCHATDSSSHTHDSCCSDIESQKKRELQSCSSKKCASKCGSGNTSSAPSGSKKCSISAKEDGCNSHRPPQNEAKAKDHQCCTKVSQDLPRQKAHKHGFSENAVSCKSKKYPDSSKEHGCDARCHPHYEVTITNHHCCSKDTLDLKSQSVQTHVRSDNSASCWSTNCSISANEHSCNALHGPHNETKAVNHQCCGKVDQDLGSQIAHHHILGCSENEESCKSKKCPIPVNEHSCSSDFHVPMVIDHQCCGEAAHECFENASCIKKNDHVKSAHPHKGCHETHKCEQDNQNPPISHKQETSHDCREKNEKFCAHTSIN
- the LOC140962719 gene encoding uncharacterized protein, which codes for MKKKATVFKTIDDMESLVHSHTEFFDHLIELIPAKFYQAKDEDSKPWYQGLSKAAKASLKHQSKQNMKLARRQRFDPESKASSSAPNQDSLVNVEEDLDAGQQNQSVTYEELRQKLRRKIEVMRGNRGASSDDKKIDNRNVKNDGKKRKRGDESAGGVAGKVVESEDGEEIIEYGKVRLGDDEELKNRRKKKKGKLSKVKELERAQRLQEVKREKSGVADRESWMAATSRAMGVKVHDNSRLIKESIKREKRKKEKSSEKWKERLEAQDKVKEHRQQKRKDNIEGRIKEKKTRKISKREKKLMRPGFEGRKGSYITQE